From the Canis aureus isolate CA01 chromosome 17, VMU_Caureus_v.1.0, whole genome shotgun sequence genome, the window aagtcccacatcaggctccctgcttctctctctgcctctgcctgtctctccccctgcttgtactcgctcactttctctctctctctcaaatacataaaatcctgaaaaaaaaaaaaacaaaaacaaaaacccttggGTTCTACTATTACAATTTGAAAGTTAGCAAATCAAGGATTATTAGACATCTGTAGTATAGGATATAGCCAACAGTTCAAGTGGTAATTTAACTTTTTTCCACTAATATAGTAGTTAAAATTGCATTTGTCTACAGAAGTATTAACACTGCTAATGCTTTTTAGAATATGAGAATATCAAAACACTGTCCAATCTATACCTTCTTCCTCTCTACTTGTAAATTAGTATAAAGAGCCACCCTAATATTCCACATCTCTCTACAAGGTGGCAAAAATGGAGGGCAGGCACCAGGAATACAGCTAAATCCATGAAGTCTAAGTTGCTAGAATGTCacataaagaaaacaacagatgaaATACTCAAAACAACATGAAAAGTTATGGTCTGATCTTGAACCTTCAAAGTGGCATATGCTCTagccactcaaaaaaaaaaaaaaaattaactggtcCAACTAAAAATACCTTTATGTGTAGCATGGACGAAACTAGGGGATTATTAAAGGGTGGGTATATTCAGAAGGTCAGATAAGATGAACACTAAGTTTTCTTAGAATACTAAAGAAATCGTGAAAGAAAAGTGTTTTTTATACTCCCTAAACGACTACAACTATGCTTTCCAGTTAACTGCACTTCATAGTTACCATTTATAATCTTGATCCACATTCCTTGTATTAAAGTACATAATCCTGAGCTACTGAAGCAATCAGAATAAGGCCCATTTGTCCAACTCTGCTCCCCTTAATTACATGTTTTCCCACGTACAAATAATGTCTTTCGAGGTTGTTGCTAATCACTGGTTAATATTAACTATAGCCCAaatatgcaaaggaaaaaaattaaaggttaaaAAGTATAAAGACCCCCCCAAAAGCCACAGAGTAGGATAAATGAGAATTATGCAAGTATCTGTAATCTGTAGGTAGAAAAGGTCCATAGTTGGCGAAAAATTTGTGCATGGCTATTTTTTAAGTGGACTTCtttcaataaactaaaaaaagaaaaaaaaaaaaaagaaaaagagaaacttatATACACATGAGTGTGTCATACACATGCATACTATCACAGGTTCAAAATAAGTACTGTTAAAAACCTGACTGTGAGCTGGGGACTCATTtcataatcatttcaaaatgtgtAATAGATTCTTTACCTTGATGCTTCTTTAAtgacattttgtaaaaatattagtCTTGTTTGTAAACTGCCTTGCACATGCTTCAGTAACGTGAAGATCCTTTCATATTCTTAAAAcaagagaagcaaaaagaaaaagttaagtgGCTTTTCTACACactcttattatttttctattgcagTTTACTATATCAAGATGTAGTACACAAAACCAAGATATTCTACGTAAAATTTTCACcactcattaaaaattttataatacgCACATTTCACATATCAGCAAAGATAAAATAACTTGTTAAACTGAATTTTTGGTAAAAATTCccataaagaaacaaacacaaaactgagaaaaatcagtgaataGCTTTCTGATAGTGCCACTGAAAAAGCAGCAGCAAGGCACCTCCATCCTTATAATTTAATCTCTAAACTACAGTTCCCATGGTAGGGAGGGGCAAAGAGCAGGGTGAGAAACGAGGAAAGTGCTATTTCAGTTTCAGGTTTTCACCTAAAACTCTGCCAAGGACTATAAGCTCTAAGTGGCAAGGGCTGACCTGCCCACTTCTGAACCATCGTGGGTCACTGTACCATCAGACAGGGGATCTGCCAACATCTCTTGAATGAGTGCCAATAATACTGAAATTGTATCTCACAAACTCCTTTTGTATTCGTGAAATATATAGTTTCTGTAACTTCCATTTTGGGGCCTAAACATACTCCTCCTGGTCACCATCATAGTTTAAACCCTAAACACAGTGGGGACGCTAGGCCAGGAACTTTATAGACATGAAGTCATCTAACATTCGCTCCATCTTGCTGGGTTTGCTGCTCCATCCCACTGCAGCTGCTGTGTAGAAAATACGAAGGACACCAGGTTCCTGCCCCGGTAGGAACTCTGTGCTGCCGACCTGTGTGTTCTCTAAGCTCCGCTCTCAGCACTTCCTGCTCACCCTCCCTACACCACAATACTGGGGACATAGCAGATATGTAGTGTTTGTAGGATGAATAAAGAACCTAATCATACAGCTCCTACGTTGTTGAGCACTCATCTAGAATCAGGTCTATGTTTTTGATTAATCTCTCTTCTTTGAGCACACACAGAAATCAAATATGAGGTTTGCCTCTAATTATACATACTTCTTCCTGGCTTTCGGATCTCTTTCATTATTTGTGCTTTTAGTTCAGTGTTGACCTCCTCATGGCTTCTGCAATGCAtcaatttctttcctttgttcagtGAAGATGCTGGTAGACTCTCTTCAGGACACTGTTCTTTATCTCTTGGTTCCTCATGATTTTCTAAAAATCCACCAACAGTGAGGTCATTAGCTCCTAAATGGTCATGACCAAGAGCCTCTGTATGATTGGTTGGTCGTTCCAGTAAATTGGCTGGAGAAGTTGAAAATTCAGTATCCATAGCATTTGGTGTAATATCTGATGAAAGTTGGTCTGCAACATGATTTTCAACCACATCATCTATTGTCGAATCATTAGTGGCttctgaaactaaaaacaaagagaagtaaaaaaaataaataaataaaaatgatatgagCCAATTTCAAAgcacacagtaaaaaaaaagctacaaataaTATTACAGCAAATCACAATTAATCTCCTAGATGGATGCAAATTAACAAATAATAGGATATGGTTCTTAAGCTTTGCCAAAGAGATAGTGGATTTCAATTTGTACTTAcaaaatctgtttaatttttgcccttaggaaaaaattatttgcccttaggaaaaaaataaaagacaatttcaGGCAACTTTTTAGTTCTCTGGTTTATTCTGTGGCAGTTTTACTGAACAAGTAGATTTCTAATACTTcagggaaacacagagagagccTTAGCTCATTCCAACCTCCCTCTGCCTTATGCATCTACTATCATTTAGAGGCAAAAGTAAACACAAGGAGTTCAAACTGTTCGACATTCTGCAGGGAACACACCATCAAATGGGTCACTTTACAGTATACTCTTCTCTCAAAACCACTCATCCAGTCTGTGTTACTTGAGCAACACAGAACAGCCTGGTGCCTGGTGCAGCTCATCAGATTACTAgactttaacaacaacaaaaaagcttgCTAACTCTTGCCCCCCACAGAAATCAGCTGAATTATAGAAGTTCCCTGACTGCTCACCAAACCTCCAGGACACCAGGTGAAGCCACCTCTACTTTCCCAATTTACTGTCCAAAAGGTAAACTCATTCCCACAAAAATCCCTCAAACTTCTGGCTCCTTCCTAAATCCGCTTCCACGATTAGCAAATTTTCCTGAATATTCTCTACAACTCCCACTTTAACTAAAACCCAGCTCTCTGGCCAAGAAACTGATCTTTTCAGACTTGAAGTAGAAattactttctctcaaatactCTCTACAGACTTAAAATAAAGATGTGGAGTCACAGACTCCTTCACCTTTTAGTGCCACTTCAAGATCTTTCTCCATGCACTCCTAGAACACTCCTGCTCCTTGGAGGCTCAACTATGCCACTGTGCTCATCCTCTATCTCCTTGTCACTAGCTTATTGATCTCCAACGTACACCTCTGTGGTCACACCTGGTTCACACACTTCCTTCTACCCTCATGTCCCTTGGGCGTTGTCCTAGGCCATTactactcaaaatgtggtccaaTACAAGCAGCATGAGCACCATCAGAGAGCTTGCTACAAGGCTCATCCTGAGCCCCACCCGAAACAATGAACACAATGAACTAGAAACTACAGTTTAACTAGATCCTTTGGTGATTCAATTACACACTAAAGTCTGAGAAGTACTGTAGTATGTGATTTCAAGGTCTACGCAGATCACCTGCCAAGAACATGGCCActcaaattctttaatttctcatcTTGTTTGCCTCTCAAATCAAACACAAAGGCATGGACAGATGCACATAAATCTTATCTTTGCAAGACTCCTGCTGGTTTTCTGTAACTCAGCCAGACTCTTACTCCAGGAACTCCTCCACTTTCTCCCTCCCATCCTACCTTCTAGATTCTTCTTTCTAATCTATCCAACTTACATCACATAATGTATTACTTTTTCCCAGGGTCCTACATTCTTTCATTCTATTGCCCTCCCATGATCCCTGCCAGGCAAAACCCCAAATCTGATGACTCTCTCTACTTGCTCTAGACCTGcatttgttatgatgagcactacTGAAATAGCATTCAGCTTTGCAGAGTGATCACCATCACCATCCAAGTGTTCCTGGATCCTACCACTACCTAGCAATCTTATTACaacctttctccctctcctacaaAAGATCATTCTAACCTTCTCCCCTCTTAACATCTCTAACTTTCCcaatctctccttccctcttgttAGTACACGTCACCTCCTACTtcacagaggaaagaaaagcagagccgTGGCGTAGAAACTCCCTCTACTTCCCACTGTTAAACTTATGCCCACACCCACTCTGCTCCAGTGGAAGCAGCATTCTATCATATGGGCTCTGGACCATTCCTTTCTGCCTTCCCCGGGATCTGGTGCTGACTACACTTTCTCTCCATCACACCAGCATTTAAACATGCTCAACTCTGTCATCTTAAAGCCCAAGCAAGGTCACAACTTTTAACCCCAGGACTTCTTCCAGCTAtcactctctccccacctcccttacACAGCTATACTTCTTAAACTGGTTGTTTACATTCAttgtctccattttctcatctcttaCGCCTCCACCCATTTCTTCAGTGTTCTGGCACCTTTACTCCACCAGAATCGCTCTTGCTAAGGTAGCCAGAGACCAACACAACTTTTCCAATCCTCTTGACCAATCTGTTCAAATTATTTGAAGCCACCAACCACTCAATTCTCTTTCCCCTTAGCTCTCACGACACCAAGTTCTTCTCATCTCCTATTTCTGGATTCTTCcctctcaatttccttttttgaacCTTATTTCTCCCCTTAACTTTGGCATTTTCAAAGTTCTGCTGTAGGCTTCTCCTTCTCGTGGTTTCCCTTGGTGTAATTTAATACACTCCGGTGAAGGTTAAGACTGCCTCCTGTAGCTCCCTTTCTCCCCGGCCTCTTTCTCTGAGGTCTAAACTAAAATACCCAACTCCTACTTTATGATCTCTACGTGGCTAGGCAATGGGTGCCTCTCAACTCACTCaccctctctccttccactcAACCTGTCACTCTCGTCTACCCAGCATCGCTCAACTCCTCTCTTGCCCTGGCTCCAATACCCAGTCCATCATCACCAAGTCTTTGCTGGTGCATCCAGGTATTTCTCAAACACATGTTCTTCGCACAACTCCGCTGCCAGGTCATTAGCTCTTCCCTGGGTTTCCTAAGTTCTATGCGTCCATAACAATTATTTAGCAACATCAAATACCCTATCAATGTCCACAATCTAATTaccttatattttctatttgtaggGAAATGTTTGATTTTGTTTGATTCAGAGTCCACATCAGGGTCCCATACATTGTTATTGGTTTATATGTCTTTTAACTACCTTTTAATCTATAAAATCCTTCTGTaaccttttttctttatgaatttttttctggaaacacaCATATTCTTTGTCCTACAGTTTACCACAATCTGGATTATGCTAATTGTATCCCTGTTTTGTCATTTAATATGTTTCTCCAACCTCTCTATTTCCTATAAATTGGTAGTTAGATCTAGAGGCTTGATCAGATTAaggttcaatttcttttttttttttttttttttttttttttggcaagagtACTTCAAAAGTAGTATTGTATAATGCCATCAGGAGTTATAGAATATTTGCTTTCTCACCAGTTACGATGCTATAGCTATAAGCCATAAATGATCACTACCTATATTTAAGGAAATCATTAATTCACTAAGGGTTCCCCTAAATCCATTCTTATTCTTCCCAAACAATATTCCAAACAGTACAGTCGGCCTGTTTTTTATAAAATGCTAATCAGGTCAGGTCACTAGCTCTTCAAAATCTTTCAAAGATTCTCATTGTCaagacacctgcatggctcaggggtttagtaccagccttcagcccagggtgtgaccccggggtcctgggattgagtcttgcatcgggctccccgcagggagtctccttctccctcttgtgtctctgcctctctttgtgtgtctcatgaataaataaaatcttaaaaaaaaaaaaaattctcgtCTTTAAAGTCTAGAATCTTTACGACGGCCTCCAAGGCCCTCCATGATCTGGCCTCAGCCTATCTTTCATTTCTCACCTTATCTGACTCTGAACACCTCTGCTAAACTGGAATTCTTTCAGTTCCTATAATCTTctcttttgtatatttgtttgcacatatttttcttatactaCTACTGTAGCATATTATAGTGCCTAGCATACTGCTTAGCACTACTACTAAATGCACAGCTTTAGTGAAACAATTCCCATTCACCCTTTAAATGTTGGCTTAAACATAACTTCCTCAGTAAAGGGTCTTGACCTCACAAACTAAGTTAAATCATCTTACCACCTTTTATAACATTCATCACATTCTAACTCAACATTCAATGACTATCTTTCCTCACTCATCATAAAGGCAGAGATCACTATTGTCTTGTTCACTATGATACCTCAATGCCTAGCACTGTTTATAATAGCACGTGTATTTAATAATtagttgattgttttttttttaaagattttttttttttatttactcatgagagacacagggagagaagcacagacacaagcagagggagaaggagactccctgtggggagcctgatgtgacacttgatcccaggaccccggggtcacaccctgagacGCTCATccacggagccactcaggtgcccctaattagTTGTTGAATTAACCTGAAATTGAAAACCATCTTTCTGTGGGTATTGCTAATACCCCTTTAATAAgtgttattttgaaatacttaagACTTGTAAAcggtattttgaattttttatttaacagaCTTATAAATGGTATTTAGATTATGGCTAGCTATAATAAAGCATGATAAACATAAGAAATGTCCaacaaatgttctttaaaaagacatacaaaatgATCACAtgctaatttaaaataaacaagtatcTTCTCTAGACACTCTTGGGCTTTATCAATCAATTTCTTCCACAATCTATTACAAAAATCTCATCcccacaaaagaaacaaaaagcagcaaataaagtttgtttttaaattcttaccTTTATGAAGAGGAAGGGGTTTAATAAGATCTGGCTGTGCTTGAGTCATCGGTACAGGTGGTCCTTTTCCTCCAATATGATTGTTCACAACTGGATTTTGTTGTCTGCCTCTTAGTAATGGGGACATACAGCGACGTCTTTTAGGGATTCCTTGCATATTTGGTTCTCCAGGTCGTTTATGTTTATTTTGAGGTCCAGCCACAAATTCATCTGCTTCATCTATCATCATACCCtgtaacaaaaaaatatataatttccctAGATTTACATACAGTTTTTAAATGGTACAACTAATTCCAATCCCCATTAGAGCAACTGTATTATAACTATGTTGACATTTATTAGTCTACCAAGAAAAGTAGCTTACTTTAGTTAAATTAAGAACTGTTAAATCCACAAATGAATTATACAATGGAACATTTCAAGTTTACCTTCTTATCTAGCTTAAAGGGGTTGCCAAATGTATGCAACCTTCGAGGCTGATCAGGATCAAGTTCTCTTAGTGGAGAAGGTACTTGCTTGAGGTATTCCTGGTAATTCCCCATTTGTGCTATAGGAACACTGTGCACTTGATCTTTTCAAACAgaagagaacaacaacaaaagttaaCCTCACTAAAACAACACTTCATATCTCAAATAATGTCTTCCTATATATGAATGTTACCTGGTGTTATTCCAGGCAGTCTTCCCTTACCATATatgctaaaattcatatgttgtcATTATAAATATTGTGactaaaatgaaatctttttgagatttttttaaagtaaaatttaaaagaattgactTTATCttctaaaagcaaaaatattgtaGTCCATTTGAGTGTATAAAATAAGTAATGATGTGTTAACATTACCATGAATAGGAATGTCTCTTCTCTCTATTCCAAAGAAGTAGAATTATAGCAAAATTTACAGGaaagacatacacagagataaTCCTTTTATATAAAGCTATAGTTGGAATGCTTATATCAGAGATGGCAAAGAGTTAAATTCTCATCTGACTTGATTTGTACTACATGCTACAGATATTGTTGAAAGAAGAGGACACGTATTGACCATCCAAGCTAAACCACCAGATACTAACTAGTGTATCACAAGAAAAtgattttgtgtgtgcatgtgaatgcaTGAACTaagccaaagaaaagaaagtaagctGCTAATAAAGATTGTCACCTCAGGGGAATAGAATTTGAGGCAACAGtgatgatagaaaaaaaagttgagaatcAGAGATGACTCCTTACTTCATttgtttgaatttaaaaagaaaatgtaatactactaataattctttaaaagttatATTCCCATACcatattttttcaatataaagtaagaaattcacaaaagaaatacCATTACTAAAACCATGATCTAACCTTCATCCTGTCCTTTAAGAAATCTGCGGGTGCTCTTCAAAAGATTAGATCTCATTCTTGTTAAGTGATCCAAAAGATTCCGCCTTGGTATGTCATATGCATTTCTAAATGTCTGTGGCTTCAAATCCTGTTGAAAATCATTCAAAGACAAAATTTATTTCCAACATAGAATTAAAAGAGACTAAAACCTCTAGCCTGCAGCATAGGTTTTGAAATAAGATATATTAAGTCTAATTAGcttcaaaatagaataaagaattaTGATGCAATCTAAACACACCTGGGAACCAGAAGATCAAAATTGGTAATGAGCTTAATCAAATACCTCAAATTCACATCTTTCAaggttttattatatattctggCTAAGAGAAGTAAATAGCTTATAAAacaaatttccaaattttaaaacctttgaaagtttaaagaagaaacacagCTTTGACGTATCATTCACGTACAATAAATTAAcccattttaagtatacagtttgaTGAATATCAGCAAACagttgtgaaaccatcaccacaatgcAGGTTAAGAACACTTCCATCATCCCCAAAAAGTTCTTGGTGCCCATCTGTAGTCAATCCCTTTTCCTATCCCCAGGCATCCACTAATCCTGCTTCCTGTCTCCCTACATTCCATTTTATAAGTGGAATTTTGCTATATCAAATCTTTTCTATCAGGCTTTTTTCACTAAGGATGATATTTTGAGATTCAGCCAGGTTATTAATGCAtcagtagtttgttctttttgactgcagagtagtattccattctatgaacacagtttatccattttccAGTTTATGAAGTTTCCtttcagtttttggctattatgaacactgctatgaacatttgcataAAAAGCCTTTCTATGGCTATTGTCTTCGTTTTTCTCATGTAGACAGATACACCTTGGAGTAAAACTGCTGGTTATATAGTAAgtatagccattctagtggatGGGAAGTGGGATCTCactagttttaatttgcatttccttaatggtcATTAAGATACAGGatctttttatgtgtgtgttcaaATTTGTGTACCTTatttggtgaagtatctgttcaaatattttaccaattttttattgtgtttgtcTTATTATCACGGAGTTGAcagacttctttatatattttgatactaattcttttttctatatataattttctcCCAGGCTGTAGCTTGCCTGTTCATTTTACAGAATTTCTTTTGtagacaaaaatttaaattttaatgaagctCAATTTAtcaagttttgtgtgtgtgtgctttttgtGTTATATCTGAGAAACCTTCGATGACTCCTGACCCAACATCATAAAgactttctctgttttcttctagaagtttatagttttagtttttacgTTTAAGATTCATGAGCACTTCAATATGAGGTAACGATCAAATTTACTATTTTGAATATGGgtatccaattgttccagcactaTTTCTAAAGAGATTGTCTTCTGACCCACTGAATTATTTTGGCACCTCTTGTTAAAACTTGTTAAAAGTTAACTGACTACACGTGTGAAGGCTTACTTCCAGACTCtcttctgttctactgatctatatGTTTATCCATATGCCAACAACTTAACACTGTTGATGATCACTACAACTTTACAGTAACTTTCAAAATTAGTACAAGTCTTGTAACTATTATTTTACAAAACTCTTTTTCTAGGAcctttgaatttccatataaattttagatcaGCTTGTCTGTTTCTACATAAAAGGCTACTGGGATAAGGatcttttaaataatgaatattcATAAAGCATTTTATGATGTACCCAAGGTCATCAGTATAAGTACCAAAATGCAGTGAACTCTATGACTAGTTAGGCAACCTGTAAGCCTCTattgtctttctttcttagtaatctctacactcaaaatggggctcaaattcacaaccccaggatcctgagtcacatgctctactcagtcagccaggtgccccatatgttttctcatctataaaaatgaatagaTTGGTTTATTCATCAGTCCATCTATTCAGCCActcaattattaattaattaattaattattaatgtttGTTTTGATTCTAAAATTCAATGATTCAGTAATAGTATTAATGATCATTATTCTTCGGAGGTATAGAAGTACTTCTAAAGCTTGGACAAACTAAAATTATTGGTTAATaggaaatttgatttatttaacaaTTCAACAGAATATAGCTGGAGCAGTACTAAATTCATATAACATTTACCTTATTAAGCAAAGCAACTTGGAACCCAGTGTATTCTTTCATATTAAGGTCTAGCAGTCTGTGAGGAACATCCTCTGAAATTCCCTGGAGCAACTGTTGAAAATCTTTCCTATAAGCCATTGATAAACCATGTGATCGGCTTCGAACTTTAATTCCAGTTTCCTGTACTACTTTTTTGCCTACAGATCCGATGACTCGGTCAGATTCTATTTTAGcctaaagtaaaaataagtaagattTAGTCTGGACATAATCTAAAACAACAAATTAAATACTAACAGTCTTGGTCttccatatattaaatatttatgttataaaaaGTATGTACTTAATTAAAAACCCAGGTAGCATAGTTTATGTCAAGTTCTCAGTAAATTAAATATAGTTTAAATAATAATGtcttagctttgttttttttttttta encodes:
- the INTS6 gene encoding integrator complex subunit 6 isoform X3, whose amino-acid sequence is MSVESEQLTGVPLDDSAITPMCEVTGGRSYSVCSPRMLNQCLESLVQKVQSGVVINFEKAGPDPSPVEDGQPDISRPFGSQPWHSCHKLIYVRPNPKTGVPIGHWPVPESFWPDQNSPTLPPRTSHPVVKFSCTDCEPMVIDKLPFDKYELEPSPLTQFILERKSPQTCWQVYVSNSAKYSELGHPFGYLKASTALNCVNLFVMPYNYPVLLPLLDDLFKVHKAKPTLKWRQSFESYLKTMPPYYLGPLKKAVRMMGAPNLIADSMEYGLSYSVISYLKKLSQQAKIESDRVIGSVGKKVVQETGIKVRSRSHGLSMAYRKDFQQLLQGISEDVPHRLLDLNMKEYTGFQVALLNKDLKPQTFRNAYDIPRRNLLDHLTRMRSNLLKSTRRFLKGQDEDQVHSVPIAQMGNYQEYLKQVPSPLRELDPDQPRRLHTFGNPFKLDKKGMMIDEADEFVAGPQNKHKRPGEPNMQGIPKRRRCMSPLLRGRQQNPVVNNHIGGKGPPVPMTQAQPDLIKPLPLHKVSEATNDSTIDDVVENHVADQLSSDITPNAMDTEFSTSPANLLERPTNHTEALGHDHLGANDLTVGGFLENHEEPRDKEQCPEESLPASSLNKGKKLMHCRSHEEVNTELKAQIMKEIRKPGRKYERIFTLLKHVQGSLQTRLIFLQNVIKEASRFKKRMLIEQLENFLDEIHRRANQINHINSS